The stretch of DNA ATTTGGTAATTTAACGCCAGACTTATCGCCCATTCGCGTCGTAATCCGCCATCGAGGAAGTTTGATTCAGGAGTTCGATTTAGAAGAATATCGGGAAGAAATTGTTCGCTTTCAACTTCCATTTGCAAAGAAAGTCTTCTGGACATATTATAATTAAAAAACAGTCCCATGGAGCGATTTGGTGGAGACCTGAAACTCCGTAACGTCAAATTATTGCGGATGCCAAAATTAAATTTATCTTCGCCCGCTGCACCCTTGACATTCTTAGAAGAAAATACAATGCAGAATGGAATTAAAAATAGAATCGATTTTTTCAGCATTTAAAAACACCCAAATTGTTCTTTCTAAAGTTGGAGATACATCTCTTAGAACCTAGTGTGTTCCCGAAAAGACTTTCGGACAAATTATTTAACCACTGCAATTTTGATTATGGCTGCGTCTTTATTGCCGTTTCCATCAGCTTCTACGCGAGCCAAGTAAACTCCGCTTTCAATATTCTCCAACCCCCAAACCACCTCATTCTCAGCCTGCCCAAACCCCGTGCCTTGCAGCTCATCGACTAGTTGACCGGCTAAATCATAAATCTTGATTTTTACTTGCGCCGGCGAATTCAAAGTGTATCTTATTGTGGTCGCATTTCCCTCCGTTGGGTTTGGATAATTGTAAACCAATTTTCCTGGCATAAGCTGACTTCCTGGTGAAGTGGCCGGCAAGCTCAATAAGTTGGCATTTGAATGTTCGGAATCATTAAACAACCCGCCCCAGGAAATATTATCGGGATTAAAAGTATTTGGCAGATCCCAAACATATAAAAATCCATCGTCGGACGCGACTGCAAGATCAAGATCACCATCGTTATCCAAATCAGCAGCAAATGGCGTTGAATTGACAGTGTTTCCAGTCGAAAGAGGAAAGCCTGCTGCAATTTGTCCGGTGGTATGGAAAGCAATGAGCTGGTTAGATGAGCCCACAATAATTTCTTGTGTTCCATCATCATCCAAATCTACCAGGATGAGTGATGAGGGCGTTGTGGCAAGAGTTTGGTCTGAGTTAATTTCAATTGGAAAATGATTTTCTAAAACTCCGATGTGATTAAATGCATGAACCTTATTTTCAGCGCTGAAAACGATTTCTAAAAATCCATCGTCATCAATATCACCCAAAGTGAGTTCGGAAGACATATTCAAATGGGTGGATTTTGGAAAACCGGATGCAGTTGCGCCGGACTCATCAAAAACGTGAATTTCACCTTCATCAGTTATGCATATAAAATTTAGATTTCCATTTTGATCTAAATCTCCGATTACGGGAGACTTCGAGATGGTGCCGTTAGTTTCATTTCGCCAAATTTGAGTTCCGTCAAATTCAATTAATCCAATCTGTCCATTTCTGGCAGTAAAAGCAATTTTATCCGGAGGCAAAAGCGCCAAACCTGAGATTTCATCATCCGCCGCATTCTGGGCAAACCTTGCTGAGCCATCTGGACTCACGATGAGCAAGTCACCTGTTTCCGTTCCAACAACCACTTGAAAACCAATCAAATTAGTTGCAGTGTCGATTATAAGAGGAGGAGTTGTCAACCTTACCGGACTCTCAAATACATACAAACTATCTGCCCTGCCATCTACCGGATTTGTATCTTCCGGTAAATACGCAGCGACTACTTGATCGGTCACCCCTATAACGACACTTTTAGCGCCGCTTTGAAGATCAGCAGAGGCAACTGCTGTCGAAAATACTTTTGAGCCTTTTGGACTTGCAAATATCGCTAATGGCAGAGTTTCAATCTCTCCATTGATTTTTTCAATTTGCCTGGAATCTTGATTTTGAATAAGTTTCGAGCCATCTGAATTCCAAACTAAAATATCCGTACCGGTTTGTGAAGCGAAAATAATTTCCTTATTGGCGTCGTTATTTAAATCTGCAATGACAGGTGAATTCGTTAGGGGGACTGTTGAGCCTGAAAACTGCGGAAAACCGGCGACAGTAATTTCATTCCGAACGCTGAAGCTCATCACAGTATCCGGCTCACTAAAATCCGTAATAAAAACCTGTGGATTGGCACCTGAATTCGACAGACTGCCTGGAGTCGTAAATGGCGTGAAAGCGACCTCAGTTGAATTATTGACTAGCATGTTGATCGGATTTGACCCCCAAAACATATCCTCCGTGGTACCATTTTCTGAACCAGCACCTGCACTTAAAAAACCATATTGTTGACCCAGGTCCTGAGCGCCGTCTGCTTCTTTGAGAGCAACGCCGCGGTGATTCGGATCGGCGTTGACTCGGTTAGATGCGAAATTTGCTTCGATGACCCTTTCGTCGATGTGCCAGATGTGAATTCCAGCCTCAACAACCAATAGCTCCCCCTGGTAAAATAAAAACTTGGGCAAGCCAAAGTCATATTCATCGACCTGGGTAATAACGCCAATCCCTGGGTTGTGTACGATTGTGGGCACCCCTTCACCGGTCCAGGTGAATTCAATCCGCTTACCGTCTGCGTCATTGCCAATTGCAACATTATCGTTGTCGAAATCACGATGCCTGTTTTCAAGTAGAAAATATTCTTTGCTGTCGATAGGAATTTTGTAAATTTTGTTTTGATTCGAAGCTCGTGACGCGGCGATTGGAATATTGTCGCCTTCTCTGATTTCAATTGGCGACTCCCAACCCAAAAAGATTTTCGACCAGGCGCATGGTTCAGCGGGCAAAAGACCGCTGAAGTTGCCCGAGCCCTGATCCATAAGCCCAAAAACACCAATCCCGGGTAAACCGGTATCCGGATTAAACAAAATCGGCAGCCCGAGCTGGCTTCCAAACATGAGCGCCATCGTGCCAAGCAATCCGATTTCAAAGCCCTGCTGACTTTGGGTTTCCGGAAGAATTAAGCCGTCACGAATAAAGAACGAGCCGCCATTTACGGCAATACCTCGATAAGAGGGATCGTTGTTACCCAAATTCTCTTTTAGAATTCCAAAATCCAAAAACACAGATGGGATATCGAGGGGCGTTGGATTAAAATCAAAAGCAAAGTCCCGGCCAACGCCGGCGTGGAACAGAAAAAAACTATCGTAACTGGAAAAATCGATGCTATCGGTAGTATCTGCTAATTGAAAAGCCTCTTGAAACAGCTGGGAAAGTCCTTCATCCAACAGCTCTTCCGAATTAGCCGAACTGTAAGCACTCATTTGCTGAGATAGTTTATAGGAACGAGTCGGGCCTTTTGGATAAACATCGGCCTCTAAGATGAGTTTACTTCTTGAAACTTTTTTATAGTAATTTGCAAGAGCAAGTAACTGATGTTCAAAATAGGTTAGGCCATGCGGAGGTGAGTCTATGGTGATCTCCGAGTCTGGAGTGAGTTCAAATTCTCCGATCCCTGTGGTCAAATCATTGCTATCTTCCTGAAACACGACACGAATTGCGAGAATTCTTAGCGTGTCGGGACTTTGCTTTTTTTGAAAAGTACCTTCGGATACTCGATTCAGGCGAGTGACAGAATTTCCTAATTCTAATAAATCTC from candidate division KSB1 bacterium encodes:
- a CDS encoding VCBS repeat-containing protein; protein product: MKLYSNGISDRDLLELGNSVTRLNRVSEGTFQKKQSPDTLRILAIRVVFQEDSNDLTTGIGEFELTPDSEITIDSPPHGLTYFEHQLLALANYYKKVSRSKLILEADVYPKGPTRSYKLSQQMSAYSSANSEELLDEGLSQLFQEAFQLADTTDSIDFSSYDSFFLFHAGVGRDFAFDFNPTPLDIPSVFLDFGILKENLGNNDPSYRGIAVNGGSFFIRDGLILPETQSQQGFEIGLLGTMALMFGSQLGLPILFNPDTGLPGIGVFGLMDQGSGNFSGLLPAEPCAWSKIFLGWESPIEIREGDNIPIAASRASNQNKIYKIPIDSKEYFLLENRHRDFDNDNVAIGNDADGKRIEFTWTGEGVPTIVHNPGIGVITQVDEYDFGLPKFLFYQGELLVVEAGIHIWHIDERVIEANFASNRVNADPNHRGVALKEADGAQDLGQQYGFLSAGAGSENGTTEDMFWGSNPINMLVNNSTEVAFTPFTTPGSLSNSGANPQVFITDFSEPDTVMSFSVRNEITVAGFPQFSGSTVPLTNSPVIADLNNDANKEIIFASQTGTDILVWNSDGSKLIQNQDSRQIEKINGEIETLPLAIFASPKGSKVFSTAVASADLQSGAKSVVIGVTDQVVAAYLPEDTNPVDGRADSLYVFESPVRLTTPPLIIDTATNLIGFQVVVGTETGDLLIVSPDGSARFAQNAADDEISGLALLPPDKIAFTARNGQIGLIEFDGTQIWRNETNGTISKSPVIGDLDQNGNLNFICITDEGEIHVFDESGATASGFPKSTHLNMSSELTLGDIDDDGFLEIVFSAENKVHAFNHIGVLENHFPIEINSDQTLATTPSSLILVDLDDDGTQEIIVGSSNQLIAFHTTGQIAAGFPLSTGNTVNSTPFAADLDNDGDLDLAVASDDGFLYVWDLPNTFNPDNISWGGLFNDSEHSNANLLSLPATSPGSQLMPGKLVYNYPNPTEGNATTIRYTLNSPAQVKIKIYDLAGQLVDELQGTGFGQAENEVVWGLENIESGVYLARVEADGNGNKDAAIIKIAVVK